From a region of the Vanrija pseudolonga chromosome 2, complete sequence genome:
- the OTU2 gene encoding OTU domain-containing protein 2 — translation MPGAKRRALKKLLNGNKDKEAVSEPSSSASASDAALPPRASADSARSALSARSTHSTSSASPASAHSSPKPPSPVLPVLNHGLWGGGGAPRGGKKSSKQRFAERQARKKQSILDAAPPTDPAWNAQLEKERQEEIAVISQACDTLGANIFEIQPDGHCMYAAVADQLGLLGILPAHQSNNPYHTRRVAATYLRQHQDDFLPFLPSVDGEDMPGATDDGLMTPEQYGEYCHRVEGTAEWGGEPEIQALSRAFSIPIHVIQRGPPTVVSHGGENDAFGGATSPEESAKAGARVVRISYHRRMYGLGEHYNSLRPAT, via the exons atgccCGGCGCAAAGCGACGAGCCCTCAAGAAGCTGCTCAACGGcaacaaggacaaggaggccgTGTCCGAGCCatcaagctcggcaagcgcATCCGACGCGGCCctcccgccgcgcgcgagtgccgactccgcgcgctcggcgctctcggcgcgctcgacgcacAGTACtagctcggcgtcgcccgcgTCCGCGCACAGCAGCCCCaagccgccgagcccggtGCTCCCGGTGCTCAACCATGGTCTttggggcggcgggggcgcgccgcgcggcgggaAGAAGAGCTCCAAGCAGCGATTTGCGGAGCGCCAG GCCCGCAAAAAGCAGtccatcctcgacgcggccccGCCCACCGACCCAGCCTGGAACGCGCAGCTGGAAAAGGAGCGCCAGGAGGAAATCGCCGTCATCTCGCAGGCGTGCgacacgctcggcgcgaaTATCTTCGAGATCCAGCCCGACGGGCACTGCATGTATGCTGCGGTCGCTGACCAGCTTGGGCTGCTGGGGATCTTGCCGGCGCATCAG TCAAACAACCCCTACcacacgcgccgcgtcgcaGCCACCTACCTCCGCCAGCACCAGGACGACTTCCTTCCCTTCCTCCCGtcggtcgacggcgaggacatgcccggcgcgaccgacgacgggctcATGACGCCCGAGCAGTACGGCGAGTACTGCCATCGTGTTGAGGGGACGGCCGAGTGGGGCGGTGAGCCCGAG ATCCAGGCCCTCTCCCGCGCCTTCTCCATCCCGATCCACGTCATCCAGCGCGGCCCGCCAACGGTCGTgtcgcacggcggcgagaacGACGCGTTTGGCGGCGCCACGAGCCCCGAGGAGAGCGCaaaggccggcgcgcgcgtcgtgcggATTTCATACCACCGGAGGATGTACGGCTTGGGCGAG CACTACAACTCGCTCCGCCCCGCCACAtag
- the SPAC17C9.12 gene encoding putative protein gives MSVILSPPSQLGFPRPLTVVVKRSLFIHNPHSSPVAFKVKTTAPKQYCVRPNQGRVEPGENVEVQIVLQPLPADPPPHAKCKDKFLVQSAFISPDEEMHSLPELWATVEKGNKAAISEQKIRCIYLAAEDGSHPNGIPEENEDNTLDHSRLDESAIYQAAQETGAPSPVSKSANGALPSSRNSSGFAAGAGGAAAGAFAAGGAAAYAATHDRAPVNGANGANGTYTNGSHAAAPAPAPVAAPAAAVNRSAIPATGNFNPANLPSLSADDVQRAGAPTNAALTASLNATTSDAEKLKIALAENERLRASGGAGAGADGPAVTGLRRRGVAIDGNAPASTKLATQAAPPAAGVPVEVVAGLIFAVFVLTYLFF, from the exons ATGTCTGTCATTCTCTCGCCGCCTAGCCAGCTCGGCTTCCCTC gcCCGCTCACGGTCGTCGTGAAGCGCTCGCTCTTCATCCACAACCCCCactcgtcgcccgtcgcgtTCAAGGtcaagacgacggcgccaaagCAGTACTGCGTCCGGCCCAACCAGGGCCGTGTTGAGCCGGGCGAGAATGTCGAGGTGCAGA TCGTCCTCCAGCCCCTGCCGGCCGACCCTCCCCCCCACGCAAAGTGCAAGGACAAGTTCCTCGTTCAGTCGGCCTTTAtctcgcccgacgaggagatgcaCTCGCTCCCCGAGCTC TGGGCGACTGTCGAGAAGGGCAACAAGGCTGCCATCAGCGAACAGAAGATCCGCTGCAtctacctcgccgccgaggatggctCGCACCCCAACGGCATCCCCGAGGAGAACGAGGACAACACCCTCGACCACAGCCGCCTTGACGAGTCG GCCATCTACCAGGCTGCCCAGGAGACTGGTGCCCCTTCGCCCGTGTCCAAGTCGGCCAACGGAGCCctcccctcgtcgcgcaACTCTTCCGGCTtcgctgccggtgccggtggcgctgctgctggcgctttcgctgccggtggtgccgccgcctACGCTGCGACCCACGACCGGGCACCGGTCAACGGCGCCAACGGTGCCAACGGCACGTACACCAACGgcagccacgccgccgcgcctgcccctgcccccgtcgccgcgcccgccgccgctgtcaaCCGCTCTGCGATCCCCGCGACCGGCAACTTCAACCCGGCCAACCTCCCGTCGCTCTCTGCCGATGACGTGCAGCGCGCGGGTGCGCCGAccaacgccgcgctcacgGCGTCGCTcaacgcgacgacgtcggacgCTGAAAAGCTCAAGATTGCCCTCGCCGAGAACGAGCGCCTCCGTGCCTcgggcggtgctggcgctggcgccgacggccccGCCGTCACTGGCCTCCGCAGACGCGGTGTGGCCATCGACGGCAACGCGCCTGCGTCTACCAAGCTCGCTACGCAGGCTGCGCCTCCCGCTGCTGGCGTGCCTGTCGAGGTTGTCGCTGGCCTCATCTTTGCCGTCTTTGTCCTTACATACCTGTTCTTCTAA
- the WT1 gene encoding Wilms tumor produces MPARRATATASDGSPITPEGGKEKQTFGCAFPGCGQTYSRMEYLKRHQRKHQDERPFQCKDCSKAFARSDVLLRHRRRCHPTPPPQDRNSHSPLPPVRAHPSVPISSSRTSEREASPIRGGRKHARNSEGSSGEHPSSRPRLSPTSDDEDEDRYGSRYSRNGMGNGGVFGVTSNYHNGNPVTSDPLYSGHMLFQNASSGSNYHNLHHDSDHLEDASVLLSMAYPGGVPASDNGQATIGTLLDGDTNTTADAIAAVTTSVSNDNDNASASGSNFNSGAVENPARPAAPGAVLPESMGNFAGTMNWLANGVSGNQDTDTWGLSDPSRPLSPFNISSLFSPSAFGVASLPSPGALLSNDTTALAIAAAASAAFHTGPTNNDQSGNNANDAVQQANQVVSAILEQLAANETPETKANPNPERPLLRLASKEIQFRSGAECPTASRFFLPADRFAGCYQIPHWALPPLRTLSVMAARTYYSVLNHFPFVHTPTFQLIDTAACLAFAICTAGGIRTGLRKNHLTARPGSATPAISAGGAWEGIVPDFNIGVDPEADEDRRRLEEWDAGQIVRHEKTNMLVKSFSLAKGVLMTEYNVALLQALVLYHAPYFLSPNDSERRHANMFLGTIVNITRQIGFFQSDLEHAELTIQVPSIVPYTPTELERSWKRWIQLECRRRTAYLVYHLDMVSALESGIPCILTPSEVAALPLPAPDSVWKAETAAEWLQAVQTYQPISLDEAMRRTFFLPTSGAFDAIDKNADTKRPNWLSEYEYGAFARTAIIMTLVRGIVDLGEGKRDHGDWRDLTDLWIGASYLKPSNRCLSGDGRDIGVFSQEALRNRFALALQRWKEGWDFDTQCSGVVTNNLLNPFGGASSDSSPGSASNASSQGKTKLVYCEGKWNGSDAGPASLTHVTEAMPFYFLAHSLLGMLIASNATDAGHNTFANLKYNDLLEASRTLARAGDGMTGVPHTPVF; encoded by the exons ATGCCAGCTCGCAGGGCTACTGCAACCGCCTCGGATGGGTCCCCCATCACCCCAGAGGGTGGAAAGGAAAAGCAAACCTTTGGCTGCGCGTTTCCAGGCTGTGGCCAG ACCTACAGCCGCATGGAGTATTTGAAGCGTCACCAAAGAAAAC ACCAAGACGAACGCCCGTTCCAGTGCAAGGACTGCTCCAAGGCGTTTGCGCGAAG CGACGTGCTTCTCCGCCACAGGAGGCGATGCcacccgaccccgccgccacaggACCGCAACTCGCActcgccactgccgccggtgcgCGCACACCCCTCGGTTCCCATCTCGTCATCGCGGACGTCGGAGCGTGAGGCTTCCCCTATTCGTGGCGGACGCAAGCATGCGCGCAACTCGGAGGGATCGTCGGGGGAGCACCCCAGCTCGAGACCCCGCTTATCGCCGACgtcagacgacgaggacgaggaccgcTATGGGTCGAGGTACTCGCGCAACGGCATGGGTAACGGTGGAGTCTTTGGTGTGACCAGCAACTACCACAACGGCAACCCCGTCACATCCGACCCCCTCTACTCGGGGCACATGTTGTTCCAGAACGCGTCCTCGGGCAGCAACTATCACAACTTGCACCACGACTCGGACCACTTAGAAGACGCATCGGTCCTGCTGTCAATGGCGTATCCTGGTGGCGTGCCTGCGTCGGATAACGGCCAGGCCACCATCGGTACGCTGCTGGACGGGGATACGAATACGACGGCAGACGCCATTGCTGCCGTCACCACATCAGTGTCCAACGACAATGACAATGCCTCTGCGAGTGGGTCGAATTTTAACTCGGGCGCCGTCGAGAACccggctcggccggcggcgccgggagCTGTGCTGCCCGAGTCGATGGGAAACTTTGCGGGAACCATGAACTGGCTCGCGAATGGTGTCTCTGGAAACCAAGACACGGATACGTGGGGTCTATCAGACCCCTCACGTCCCTTGTCTCCCTTCAACATTTCTTCTCTCTTTTCTCCTTCAGCGTTTGGTGTTGCAAGCCTGCCTTCTCCAGGCGCGCTGCTGTCAAACGACACGACCGCCTTGGCCATCGCCGCAGCTGCGTCGGCTGCCTTCCACACTGGTCCCACCAACAATGACCAGTCGGGCAACAACGCCAACGATGCCGTTCAGCAGGCCAACCAGGTCGTCTCGGCTATCTTGGAACAGCTTGCTGCCAATGAGACCCCAGAGACCAAGGCGAATCCCAACCCGGAGCGACCACTGCTTCGTCTCGCAAGCAAGGAGATCCAGTTTAGATCCGGAGCAGAGTGCCCCACGGCTTCACGCTTCTTCCTCCCGGCCGACAGGTTTGCAGGCTGCTACCAGATCCCCCACTGGGCTCTCCCGCCTCTGCGCACGCTGTCCGTCATGGCTGCCCGCACCTACTACTCGGTGCTCAATCACTTCCCATTCGTCCACACGCCGACATTCCAGCTGATTGACACGGCCGCATGCCTGGCGTTTGCCATCTGCACCGCTGGTGGTATCAGGACCGGTCTGCGCAAAAACCACTTGACTGCCCGACCAGGATCCGCCACTCCGGCCATCTCGGCTGGTGGCGCATGGGAGGGCATTGTGCCAGACTTCAACATTGGTGTGGATCCAGAAGCAGACGAagatcgccgtcgcctcgaGGAGTGGGATGCCGGCCAGATTGTCCGACACGAGAAGACCAACATGCTCGTCAAGTCGTTCTCGCTTGCCAAGGGCGTCTTGATGACAGAGTACAACGTCGCGCTTCTCCAAGCTCTCGTTCTCTACCACGCCCCCTACTTCCTCTCGCCAAACGACTCTGAGCGTCGCCACGCAAACATGTTCCTCGGCACCATTGTCAACATTACCCGGCAGATCGGCTTCTTCCAGTCggacctcgagcacgccgagttGACCATCCAGGTGCCGTCGATCGTGCCGTACACGCCGACAGAACTGGAGCGGTCGTGGAAGCGCTGGATCCAGCTCGAgtgccgccgacgcaccGCGTACCTCGTCTACCACCTAGACATGGTGTCTGCGCTCGAGTCGGGCATTCCTTGCATCCTCACGCCTTCCGAGGTCGCTGCGCTGCCACTGCCCGCTCCGGACAGCGTCTGGAAGGCCGAGACGGCAGCAGAGTGGCTGCAGGCAGTGCAGACATACCAGCCCATCAGCCTTGACGAAGCTATGCGCCGCACCTTCTTCCTCCCGACATCTGGCGCCTTTGACGCCATTGACAAGAATGCCGACACGAAGCGCCCCAACTGGTTGAGCGAGTACGAGTACGGCGCGTTTGCCCGCACAGCCATCATCATGACCCTTGTGCGCGGCattgtcgacctcggagaGGGCAAGCGCGACCACGGCGACTGGCGCGACCTGACTGATCTGTGGATCGGGGCATCATACCTCAAGCCCAGTAACAGGTGTCTGTCTGGCGACGGTCGGGACATCGGCGTGTTCTCGCAGGAGGCGCTTCGCAACCGGTTTGCGCTGGCACTGCAGCGATGGAAAGAGGGTTGGGACTTTGACACCCAGTGCTCTGGTGTGGTGACCAACAACTTGCTAAACCCATTCGGCGGTGCTTCGTCTGACAGCTCGCCGGGTTCGGCCAGCAATGCTAGTTCGCAGGGCAAGACCAAGCTGGTGTACTGCGAGGGTAAGTGGAACGGGTCCGATGCTGGCCCTGCCTCGCTGACACACGTCACAGAGGCCATGCCATTCTACTTCCTTGCTCACTCACTTCTGGGCATGCTTATCGCGAGCAATGCCACAGATGCTGGCCACAACACGTTTGCCAACTTGAAGTATAATGATTTGCTCGAAGCATCCCGGACTCTG GCCAGAGCTGGCGATGGCATGACAGGAGTTCCTCACACACCAGTGTTCTAG
- the nta1 gene encoding Protein N-terminal amidase: MSLPPAASPSGLPPAPAYRRVPLRIACVQYDAKLGQVDDNAAKVEALTASLTPGSVDLVVLPEMALSGYVFTTPQSILPYLEARETGPTSRLACILAERLRCHVIAGYPEALEPAEGEEAGTSVGAKLKEAEAWGLGVGYNSAVVAGPSGVIGNYRKTFRFETDKNWAREGDGFRFFDLPEPLGRVAVGICMDLNPQDFLAPWNAFELANFTLDNGADVLVVPMNWLDPGEQENDSDSDDDEDVPRRDPEAPSESNLNYWAARLTPLHDPAPSYSAPAQAPEEPSPHKEVVFVAANRVGTEEGTTFVGTSCVMTISSNPSRIELVEVCNRTEERVLLATVA; encoded by the exons atgTCCCTCCCTCCAGCagcgtcgccctcgggccTCCCGCCAGCTCCAGCCTACCGCCGCGTGCCCCTGCGCATTGCTTGCGTCCAGTATGATGCCAAG CTCGGACAGGTCGACGACAATGcagccaaggtcgaggcgtTAACCGCGAG CCTCACGCCCGGATCGGTCGACCTCGTTGTCCTCCCCGAAATGGCGCTCAGTGGGTACGTCTTCACGACACCCCAGTCGATTCTGCCGtacctcgaggcgcgcgagacggGCCCGACCTCGCGTCTGGCGtgcatcctcgccgagcgcctccgGTGCCATGTCATTGCCGGGTACCCCGAAGCGCTGGAGcctgccgagggcgaggaagctGGCACCTCGGTGggcgccaagctcaaggaaGCAGAAGCGTGGGGCCTGGGCGTGGGCTACAACTCTGCTGTGGTGGCTGGGCCGTCGGGCGTCATCGGCAACTACCGCAAGACGTTCCGTTTCGAGACAGACAAGAACTGGGCTAGGGAAGGCGACGGGTTCAGATTCTTTGACCTGCCTGAGCCATTGGGGCGGGTGGCGGTCGGCATCTGCATGG ACTTGAACCCCCAGGACTTTCTCG CCCCTTGGAACGCGTTTGAGCTGGCCAACTTTACGCTGGACAATGGtgccgacgtcctcgtcgtccc AATGAACTGGCTCGACCCAGGCGAGCAGGAGAATGATTccgacagcgacgatgaCGAAGATGTGCCCCGGCGCGACCCCGAAGCGCCGTCCGAGTCCAATCTCAACTactgggcggcgcgcttgacgCCTCTGCACGACCCTGCGCCGTCGTACTCTGCCCCCGCGCAGGCGCCCGAGGAGCCCAGCCCCCACAAGGAGGTCGTGTTCGTCGCGGCCAACCGCGTGGGCACGGAGGAAGGCACGACGTTTGTGGGCACGAGTTGCGTCATGACGATCAGCTCGAACCCGAGCcgcatcgagctcgtcgaggtttGTAATCGGaccgaggagcgcgtgctACTCGCGACGGTTGCGTAG
- the bacC_0 gene encoding Dihydroanticapsin 7-dehydrogenase — MGEWLVSGPEMAPGRRQPSGRGPARDTTTGTVYSGQERREARCSCVDILDLTTMATGTNPTSVLGTNPAPSLFSLSDRTILVTGGARGLGLTIAHALLEAGADVVAFDLLQPVEPDWANAQAAAAKAGTSLAYVPLDVTDADAVEVAVADAFRSARTPVRGLFHAAGIQLLRDALEIRPDQWRKIIDVNLTGAFLVSAAFGRSWVAQGNGEANIPGQGAAIALVASMSGRVANRGLECAAYNASKAGVAQLARNLGMEWGGKGIRVNSLSPGYIRTALTEALIVERPSVLQEWTAGSLLGRLSTADEFRGPAIFLLSDASSFMTGSDLVVDGGHTAV; from the exons ATGGGTGAATGGCTTGTCTCCGGGCCGGAAATGGCACcgggtcgtcgtcagccgagcgggcgaggtcCTGCGAGAGACACGACAACCGGGACGGTATATAGTGGgcaggagcggcgcgaggcccgCTGCAGCTGCGTCGACATACTTGATCTCACTACGATGGCCACTGGAACGA ACCCAACCTCGGTCCTGGGCACCAACCCCGCCCCGTCCCTCTTCTCCCTGTCCGACCGCACAATCCTAgtcaccggcggcgcgcgcggcctcggacTAACCATAGCCCatgcgctgctcgaggccggcgccgacgtcgtcgcgttcgACCTGCTCCAGCCCGTCGAGCCAGACTGGGCCAacgcgcaggcggcggccgcgaagGCAGGCACATCGCTCGCCTATGTGCCGCTCGACGTGACCGACGCGGATGCGGTCGAAGTAGCCGTAGCCGACGCCTTCCGCTCCGCGCGCACGCCAGTCCGCGGGCTGTTCCACGCCGCGGGGATCCAGCTGCTCCGCGACGCACTCGAGATCCGGCCCGACCAGTGGCGCAAGATCATCGACGTGAACCTCACCGGCGCGTTTCTGGTCTCCGCGGCATTCGGGCGCAGCTGGGTCGCGCAGGGGAACGGCGAGGCGAACATCCCTGGCCAAggcgcggcgatcgcgctCGTGGCCAGCATGAGCGGGCGCGTGGCGAATCGCGGGCTCGAGTGCGCGGCGTACAACGCGAGCAAGGCTGGCgttgcgcagctcgcgcgcaacTTGGGGATGGAGTGGGGCGGCAAGGGGATTAGGGTTAAC tccCTCTCGCCAGGCTAC ATCCGTACCGCCCTCACGGAAGCACTGATTGTCGAGCGGCCTAGCGTGCTGCAGGAGTGGACGGCGGGGAGCTTGCTCGGGCGGCTGAGCACCGCTGATGAGTTTAGGG GCCCCgccatcttcctcctctccgacgcgtcgagcttcATGACGGGCTCGgacctggtcgtcgacggcggccatACGGCGGTGTag
- the cya-4 gene encoding Cytochrome c oxidase polypeptide 5, mitochondrial has translation MSLLRTAALRASSAAPRFATRAASTSSIHVVSSRSNESAPLLSNIEASWAKLPAAEQYEVHQQLEELQKKDWNELTVDEKKAAYWVAFGPHGPRTPVNPPGNSIRVFAGTLAAVGVALGLFALARSRAPPPVNTWNKEYQEQMTEYMKEQKSDPITGISSEGYKGKGMVMVDK, from the exons ATGTCCCTCCttcgcaccgccgccctccgcgcctcgtcggccgccccCCGCTTCGCGACCCGCGCCgcatccacctcgtcgaTCCACGTCGTCTCGAGCCGCTCCAACGAGTCGGCCCCCCTCCTCTCCAACATTGAGGCCTCGTGGGCCAAGCTCCCCGCCGCTGAGCAGTACGAGGTCcaccagcagctcgaggagctccaGAAGAAGGACTGGAACGAGCTCAccgtcgacgagaagaaggctg CCTACTGGGTTGCTTTCGGCCCCCACGGTCCCCGTACCCCCGTCAACCCCCCCGGAAACTCCATCCGTGTCTTCGCCGGtaccctcgccgccgtcggtgtcgccctcggcctcttcgCCCTTGCCCGCTCGCGTG CTCCTCCCCCCGTCAACACATGGAACAAGGAGTACCAGGAGCAGATGACCGAGTACATGAAGGAGCAGAAGTCGGACCCTATC ACCGGTATCAGCTCGGAGGGCTACAAGGGCAAGGGTATGGTCATGGTCGACAAGTAA
- the a5 gene encoding Putative odorant-binding protein A5, whose translation MLAIAIALPVLATLAAAQVNQADLAGLEANFKGALLDPILPKFSPQGIITGSWPPNTTLTPGTNVPQAAANNFPELSVAPSGEATAFNPTAFYTAALVDAGNVNTNLSGPTQTLHWLINSLHVNTTTSPYKLNYLNGTTIVEYAGPAPPSGDGPHRYVFLLFNQPSDFAAPEGLNNRNTPVQNNFDLATYQTNAKLGDVVAANYFVVENGEVNPTLSLTATQAVNSSTISGYTGANPAATAVNPGPGTGQGQNQTGAGAGGNHTEGGAGASGAGSAGASGTGAHSSGASAAPTASTKPSSAGKIVPALGLVALLGAGVAALF comes from the exons ATGCTCGCTatcgccatcgccctccCCGTCCTTgcgaccctcgccgccgcccaggtcAACCaggccgaccttgccggTCTCGAGGCCAACTTCAAGG gtgccctcctcgaccccatCCTCCCCAAGTTCTCGCCCCAGGGCATCATCACCGGCTCGTGGCCCCCCAACACGACCCTCACCCCCGGCACCAACGTCccccaggccgccgccaacaacTTCCCCGAGCTCTCGGTCGCCCCCTCGGGCGAGGCTACCGCCTTCAACCCCACGGCT TTCtacaccgccgccctcgttGACGCCGGCAACGTCAACACCAACCTCTCGGGCCCCACCCAGACCCTCCACTGGCTCATCAACTCGCTCCACGTCAAcaccacgacgtcgccctACAAGCTCAACTACCTGAACGGCACCACCATTGTCGAGTACGCCGGCCCCGCTCCCCCCTCGGGCGACGGACCCCACCGTTACGTCTTCCTGCTGTTCAACCAGCCCTCCGACTTTGCCGCCCCCGAGGGCCTCAACAACCGCAACACCCCTGTCCAGAACAACTTCGACCTGGCTACGTACCAGACcaacgccaagctcggcgacgttgtTGCTGCCAACTACTTTGTCGTTGAGAACGGCGAGGTCAACCCCACCCTCTCCCTGACCGCCACCCAGGCCGTCAACTCGTCGACCATCTCGGGCTACACTggcgccaaccccgccgctACCGCCGTCAACCCCGGCCCCGGCACTGGCCAGGGCCAGAACCAGactggtgccggcgccggtggcaaCCACACTGagggtggtgctggtgcctCTGGCGCGGGCTCGGCTGGTGCCTCCGGCACTGGTGCCCACTCTTCGGGCGCTTCGGCTGCTCCCACCGCTTCGACCaagccctcgtcggccggcaaGATTGTCcctgccctcggcctcgtcgccctccttggcgccgGTGTCGCTGCCCTCTTCTAA
- the l(2)k10201 gene encoding Protein lethal: MDAGTRKRVRSASLSSSDGGMSDGDGGGEHSDNDQHDHHDVPAPKLYRLPEGAKPYLCTMAPTCSQPGTAQAFASAAELDAHQAAFHRWVCRVPVREKPGRVPEGDAVLVVPEQFAGRSPIGSRGHKWRECGKVFPDERLLDLHYTETHDTIAKQRQERGEKIFECFLPPEQCGKAFLTPKKRRLHLVEKHYYPVTYFFSIVNHGMNQIARTDGPAASLIRPRRDPPPEDAPPKSPTRSRAHSNIGPPARPPPDAVDIDMDGLASKMASLESSLSFVPRAVGSRRRARATDLG; encoded by the exons ATGGACGCCGGCACGCGCAAGCGGGTACGCTCCGCGTCTCTGTCGTCGAGTGACGGCGGCATgtcggacggcgacggcggcggcgagcacagcgacaacgaccagcacgaccaccacgacgtcCCAGCACCCAAGCTCTACCGCCTGCCCGAGGGCGCCAAGCCCTACCTGTGCACGATGGCCCCGACGTGCTCGCAGCCCGGCACGGCGCAGGCGttcgcgagcgccgccgagctcgacgcgcaccAGGCGGCCTTCCACCGCTGGGTGTGCCGCGTGCCGGTGCGTGAGAAGCCTGGCCGCgtgcccgagggcgacgcggtgctcgtcgtccccgagcAGTTTGCGGGCCGGTCGCCGATCGGGAGCAGGGGGCACAAGTGGCGCGAGTGCGGCAAGGTGTTTCCCGACGAGCGGCTGCTCGACCTG CACTATACCGAGACGCACGATACCATTGCCAAGCAGAGacaggagcgcggcgagaaGATT TTCGAGTGCTTCCTCCCGCCGGAGCAGTGTGGCAAGGCATTCCTCACGCCCAAGAAGCGCAGgctgcacctcgtcgagaagcATT ACTATCCCGTGACCTACTTTTTCTCCATTGTCAACCACGGT ATGAACCAGATTGCACGCACCGACGGCCCGGCGGCAAGCCTGATCCGCCCACGGCGCGACCCGCCGCCAgaggacgcgccgcccaaaTCGCCGACAAGATCACGCGCACACTCCAACATtggcccgccggcgcgcccgccgcccgacgccgtcgatATCGACATGGACGGGCTCGCGTCCAAAATGGCCAGTCTGGAAAGCTCGCTCTCGTTCGTGCCCCGCGCCGTTGggagccggcgccgcgcgcgcgccaccgACCTGGGGTGA